A window from Photobacterium atrarenae encodes these proteins:
- a CDS encoding LysR substrate-binding domain-containing protein translates to MKNIETKWLQDFLILAELKNFSQAAAVRNVTQPAFSRRIKSLESELGLELIDRSKTPIALTLNGKQFKTTAQSILQQLDEEISRLAGSSFHGRHSVRISTAHSMAISILPKLHRCLFNPALNAQLSVVANEVDEAVELLIDGKCDFLFSFYEDKLQVAPYRSIYLGRSYLYCVSAVDAQGNPLFDLAQNDAVPSLDYTPESYMGRALHRANRKLTPNTVCTSSMTDFIKALVMQGKGISWLPDYAIKDELAAGKLQILTAREPVPLDLYVYRYHSRLHASCEAMWQAMSKMSPIDGLTNGQ, encoded by the coding sequence ATGAAAAACATCGAAACCAAATGGTTGCAGGATTTCCTGATCCTGGCTGAACTGAAGAACTTTTCCCAGGCCGCGGCGGTACGCAATGTCACCCAGCCGGCCTTCAGTCGCCGGATTAAATCACTGGAATCTGAGCTGGGGCTGGAGCTGATTGACCGCAGCAAAACCCCGATCGCGCTGACCTTGAACGGCAAGCAGTTTAAAACCACGGCACAGTCGATCCTGCAACAGCTGGATGAAGAGATTAGCCGCCTCGCCGGCAGTTCGTTCCATGGCCGGCACAGTGTGCGGATCAGCACCGCCCATTCGATGGCGATCAGCATCCTGCCCAAGCTGCATCGTTGCCTGTTTAACCCGGCACTCAACGCCCAGCTGTCTGTGGTGGCGAATGAAGTGGATGAAGCGGTTGAGCTGCTGATCGACGGCAAGTGTGATTTTCTGTTTTCTTTCTATGAAGACAAGTTGCAGGTCGCGCCCTATCGTTCAATCTATCTGGGTCGCAGTTACTTGTATTGTGTCTCCGCGGTGGATGCGCAGGGTAACCCGCTGTTTGACCTGGCGCAGAACGATGCGGTGCCGAGCCTGGACTACACCCCGGAGAGCTATATGGGCCGAGCGCTGCACCGGGCGAACCGTAAGCTGACGCCCAATACAGTGTGTACCTCGTCGATGACCGACTTTATCAAGGCGCTGGTGATGCAGGGCAAGGGGATCAGCTGGCTGCCCGATTATGCGATTAAGGACGAACTGGCGGCCGGGAAGCTGCAGATCCTGACCGCCCGTGAGCCGGTGCCGCTGGATCTGTATGTTTATCGCTATCACTCCCGGTTGCATGCTTCCTGTGAGGCGATGTGGCAGGCGATGAGCAAGATGAGCCCAATTGATGGTTTGACGAACGGGCAGTAA
- a CDS encoding AMP-binding protein, with the protein MANHPDPQPRQKSEPAPAQGAVRANDVLLLIQTLAEEVRQQPLVDGELDLQTRLDQTLGFDSLTLAELIQRSEKQFSVSLPTQTIAEIETPADLLQAIQHAAPLGTEQTSGSSTTQTIRPFELGHVATLPSQATTLQGVLDWHVEQHPDRPQLYVYQDADQITEISYQQLQQRARRIARALQQQEIAPGDCVAIMLPTSEAYFYSFFGILYARAIPVPIYPPARLSQIEDHLIRHAAILNNAQAKLMITVSEAKPLSQLLRLQVPSIHTITTLADLRSSNTPEADIGTPHPDDIAFLQYTSGSTGLPKGVTLTHNNLLANIRAMGRVVQASSDDVFVSWLPVYHDMGLIGAWLGSLYHAIPLVIMSPLLFLSRPQRWLWAIHRHRATLSAAPNFAYELCLNKIDDSELTGLDLSHWRLAWNGAEPVSPATMQRFTERFGPYGFRPQAMSPVYGLAECSVGLTFPALTRHPRVERIKRDPMTRLGRAEAAEPEDPNAIEVVGLGYPLPGHQIRIIDALGRELPDREEGELEFKGPSATQGYYRDPDKTRALYHGNWLTTGDRAFTIGGELFLTGRSKDIIIRAGRNIYPHELEAAVCQLPNIRKGCTAAFASHDRQSGTEKLVILAESRQTAPEQLEPLKLKINTLALDLLGSPADEVVICPPHTIPKTSSGKVRRAACKSLFEENRLSDPQRAVWQQALRLIKAAAQPQLRRCWRIGVDVAYAGYLWCLLAVLAPIVWTSVAVLPTQPVAWAAARTGARTLLRLAGTRLTIDGRENLPKTEQPCVIVANHASYLDGLAFMAACPQPCRFVAKAELLRNPFARIFLSKLGTEFVERFDVEQGLLDAGRIADSAAAQQPLVIFPEGTLYRMAGLHEFHMGAFLAAAKAGLPILPVTIGGTRSKLRDKSLFPRRGSISLTFSPLITPAGEDWQAAVQLRDQARAEILRHCDEPDLAHTPKNR; encoded by the coding sequence ATGGCAAACCACCCCGATCCGCAGCCCCGCCAGAAATCCGAACCGGCACCGGCGCAAGGCGCCGTCCGGGCGAATGACGTGCTGTTGCTGATCCAAACGCTGGCCGAAGAAGTCCGCCAGCAACCCCTTGTCGACGGTGAGCTGGATTTGCAAACCCGGCTCGATCAGACGCTGGGGTTTGACAGCCTGACCCTAGCCGAGCTGATCCAGCGCAGCGAAAAACAATTTTCCGTCAGTCTGCCGACGCAAACCATTGCCGAGATTGAAACCCCGGCCGATTTGCTACAGGCCATTCAACACGCCGCGCCGCTGGGTACCGAACAAACATCCGGGTCGAGTACAACCCAAACAATCCGACCCTTCGAGCTGGGCCATGTCGCCACCCTGCCCAGCCAAGCTACCACGCTGCAGGGTGTTCTGGACTGGCATGTTGAACAGCATCCGGACCGGCCCCAACTGTATGTCTACCAGGATGCCGATCAGATCACCGAAATCAGCTATCAACAGCTGCAGCAACGGGCGCGTCGCATCGCCCGGGCACTGCAACAACAGGAGATCGCCCCGGGGGATTGTGTCGCCATCATGCTGCCGACCAGCGAGGCGTATTTTTACAGTTTCTTTGGCATTCTCTATGCCCGGGCGATCCCGGTGCCAATTTACCCGCCAGCGCGGCTGAGCCAAATTGAAGATCACCTGATACGCCATGCGGCCATTTTAAATAATGCCCAGGCCAAGTTAATGATCACCGTGTCCGAGGCCAAGCCACTATCGCAACTGCTGCGGCTTCAGGTGCCGAGCATCCACACCATCACCACCCTGGCGGACCTGCGCAGCAGCAATACTCCCGAGGCGGACATCGGTACTCCCCACCCGGACGATATCGCGTTTTTACAATACACCTCCGGCAGTACCGGGCTGCCCAAAGGGGTCACCCTGACCCACAACAATCTGTTAGCCAATATCCGTGCCATGGGCCGGGTGGTGCAGGCCAGCTCGGACGATGTGTTTGTCAGCTGGCTACCGGTGTATCACGACATGGGCCTGATCGGGGCCTGGCTCGGCAGCCTGTACCATGCGATTCCGCTAGTGATCATGTCCCCGTTGCTGTTTCTGTCCCGGCCGCAGCGCTGGTTGTGGGCCATCCACCGCCATCGCGCCACCCTGTCGGCCGCACCCAACTTTGCCTACGAGCTGTGCCTCAACAAGATTGATGACAGCGAGCTGACCGGGCTCGATCTCAGTCACTGGCGCTTGGCCTGGAACGGTGCCGAGCCGGTCAGCCCGGCCACCATGCAGCGTTTCACCGAACGCTTTGGACCCTACGGCTTTCGCCCCCAGGCGATGTCACCGGTTTATGGCCTGGCCGAATGTTCGGTCGGCCTGACTTTTCCCGCCCTGACCCGTCACCCCAGAGTTGAACGAATCAAGCGCGATCCCATGACCCGGCTCGGCCGGGCTGAGGCCGCCGAACCAGAAGATCCGAATGCCATCGAGGTGGTCGGGCTCGGCTATCCACTGCCCGGTCACCAGATCCGGATCATTGACGCCCTGGGCCGGGAGCTGCCCGATAGGGAAGAAGGTGAGCTGGAATTCAAAGGACCTTCAGCCACCCAGGGCTATTATCGCGATCCAGACAAAACCCGGGCCTTATATCACGGCAACTGGCTGACGACCGGCGATCGCGCCTTTACCATTGGCGGCGAACTGTTTTTAACCGGGCGCAGCAAAGACATCATCATCCGCGCCGGGCGCAATATTTATCCCCATGAGCTGGAAGCAGCTGTATGTCAGTTGCCGAATATCCGCAAAGGCTGTACCGCCGCCTTTGCCAGCCATGATCGCCAGAGCGGTACCGAAAAGCTGGTGATTCTGGCCGAATCACGCCAGACGGCGCCCGAACAACTCGAACCGCTTAAATTGAAAATCAACACGCTGGCGCTGGATTTACTCGGCAGCCCGGCCGATGAAGTGGTGATTTGCCCGCCGCACACCATCCCCAAAACCTCCAGCGGCAAAGTGCGCCGGGCAGCGTGCAAATCCTTGTTTGAAGAAAACCGCCTGAGCGATCCGCAGCGTGCCGTCTGGCAACAGGCCCTGCGCTTAATCAAAGCCGCCGCGCAGCCCCAGCTCCGGCGCTGCTGGCGGATCGGCGTTGATGTCGCCTATGCCGGGTATCTCTGGTGTCTGCTGGCCGTGCTGGCCCCAATCGTCTGGACAAGCGTCGCCGTCCTGCCCACCCAGCCTGTCGCCTGGGCCGCCGCCCGCACCGGTGCCAGAACCCTGCTGCGGCTGGCGGGGACCCGCCTGACCATTGACGGCCGGGAAAACTTACCCAAGACTGAGCAACCCTGTGTAATTGTCGCCAACCATGCCAGTTATCTCGACGGCCTGGCGTTTATGGCCGCCTGTCCGCAACCGTGCCGCTTTGTCGCTAAAGCTGAACTGCTGCGTAATCCGTTTGCCCGCATTTTTCTCTCCAAACTCGGGACCGAATTTGTCGAACGCTTTGATGTCGAGCAGGGGCTGCTGGATGCCGGTCGCATTGCCGACAGCGCCGCGGCGCAGCAACCGCTGGTGATTTTCCCGGAAGGCACCCTCTATCGGATGGCCGGGCTCCATGAATTTCATATGGGCGCATTCCTCGCCGCCGCCAAAGCCGGCTTACCGATTTTGCCAGTCACGATTGGCGGCACCCGTTCCAAGCTGCGCGATAAATCCCTGTTTCCGCGCCGGGGGTCGATCAGCCTGACGTTCAGTCCGCTCATCACGCCTGCCGGTGAGGACTGGCAGGCCGCCGTGCAGTTGCGCGATCAGGCCCGTGCCGAAATCCTTCGTCACTGCGACGAGCCGGATTTGGCCCACACCCCAAAAAACCGATGA
- the aspA gene encoding aspartate ammonia-lyase gives MHDTANQVRIEEDLLGQREIPASAYYGIHTLRAYENFNISSVRISDVPEFVRGMVFTKKAAAKANMELGSIPSEVGQYIIEACNLILDTGKCMDQFISDVYQGGAGTSVNMNANEVIANVALELKGHEKGEYHIINPNDHVNKSQSTNCAYPTGFRVAVYNSIIKMIGSIEHLQAAFEAKSDEFGDVLKMGRTQLQDAVPMTVGQEFHAFSVLLKEEVKNLKYAAALLLEVNLGATAIGTGLNAPAGYQELAVKYLAEATGLDCVPSEDLIEATSDCGAYVTVHAALKRLAVKLSKVCNDLRLLSSGPRAGLNEINLPEMQAGSSIMPAKVNPVIPEVVNQVCFKVIGNDTTVTFAAEAGQLQLNVMEPVIGQAIFESIELLGNACVNLADKCISGITVNREACENYVFNSIGIVTYLNPYIGHHEGDIVGKICAETGRSVKEVAMERGLLSEEELNEIFSTQNLMRPQYKAKLYS, from the coding sequence ATGCACGACACTGCCAACCAGGTACGCATTGAAGAAGATCTGCTGGGCCAGCGTGAAATTCCGGCTTCGGCCTATTACGGCATTCATACCCTCCGCGCCTATGAGAACTTCAATATCTCCTCGGTCCGTATTTCTGATGTGCCTGAGTTTGTTCGCGGTATGGTGTTCACCAAAAAGGCCGCAGCCAAAGCCAACATGGAGCTGGGCTCAATCCCATCCGAAGTCGGTCAGTACATCATTGAAGCATGCAACCTGATCCTCGATACCGGAAAGTGCATGGATCAGTTCATCTCCGATGTTTACCAGGGCGGCGCAGGCACCTCAGTCAACATGAATGCCAACGAAGTGATTGCCAACGTTGCGCTGGAGCTGAAAGGGCATGAGAAGGGCGAATACCACATCATCAACCCGAACGATCATGTCAACAAGAGCCAGTCCACCAACTGTGCCTACCCAACCGGTTTCCGGGTTGCGGTGTACAACAGCATTATCAAAATGATCGGCTCAATTGAACACCTGCAAGCGGCATTCGAAGCCAAGAGCGACGAATTCGGCGACGTGCTGAAAATGGGCCGCACCCAGTTGCAGGACGCCGTACCGATGACAGTCGGTCAGGAGTTCCACGCATTCAGCGTCCTGCTGAAAGAAGAAGTCAAGAACCTGAAGTATGCCGCTGCGCTGCTGCTGGAAGTGAACCTGGGTGCGACCGCGATCGGGACCGGCCTGAATGCACCTGCGGGCTACCAGGAACTAGCCGTGAAGTACCTGGCAGAAGCAACCGGCCTGGACTGCGTGCCTTCTGAAGACCTGATTGAAGCCACCTCTGACTGTGGCGCTTACGTTACCGTCCATGCCGCGCTCAAGCGCCTGGCGGTCAAACTGTCGAAAGTCTGTAACGACCTGCGTCTGCTGTCATCCGGTCCGCGTGCCGGCCTGAACGAAATCAACCTGCCGGAAATGCAGGCGGGCTCGTCCATCATGCCGGCCAAAGTGAACCCGGTGATCCCGGAAGTGGTCAACCAGGTGTGTTTTAAAGTCATTGGTAATGACACCACAGTCACCTTCGCTGCCGAAGCTGGTCAGCTTCAGCTGAACGTGATGGAGCCGGTGATTGGTCAGGCAATCTTCGAATCGATTGAGTTGCTGGGTAATGCCTGTGTCAACCTGGCTGACAAGTGTATCTCCGGGATCACGGTGAATCGCGAAGCCTGTGAGAACTACGTGTTCAATTCCATCGGGATTGTCACTTACCTCAACCCGTACATCGGCCACCATGAAGGGGACATCGTCGGGAAAATCTGTGCCGAAACCGGTCGCAGCGTGAAGGAAGTGGCGATGGAGCGTGGCCTGCTGAGCGAAGAAGAGCTGAACGAGATCTTCTCGACTCAGAACCTGATGCGTCCGCAATATAAAGCCAAACTGTATAGCTAA
- a CDS encoding response regulator produces the protein MEQKILVVEDSRAFRRIIELELRKAGFTPILTESIAEAEKVLDESTDFLCAILDYCLPDGQDGEIIDLCLSVDIKVIVLTALMDEMTREKVLAKTVIDYIPKDSPACIASIIPILHRLESNKQHKVLVVDDSATARRYLRSLLERQYLTVIEANNGEQALDMIRQEHDISLVITDYAMPERDGVSLIKELRKTWRSGQLAAIGLSASDENALTAKFLKAGANDFLKKPFNQEEFYCRLHSTLDILDSERRLYRLANQDYLTQSWNRRYFFEHALVRHHQGPRCLALLDIDHFKTINDRFGHHIGDMVLIDLAKRLENFFSDALVARFGGEEFCLLFGNSPQIFERRLAALMEDIAGAELTLMGHTVRYSVSLGMVNDDANIHDLIRRADHCLYQAKSSGRNRIVLEHQQALPCP, from the coding sequence ATGGAACAAAAAATACTCGTCGTTGAAGATAGTCGGGCTTTTCGACGGATTATCGAGCTGGAGCTCAGAAAAGCAGGGTTTACCCCCATCCTGACAGAAAGTATTGCCGAAGCCGAAAAAGTACTGGATGAAAGTACAGACTTTTTATGTGCCATTCTCGACTACTGCCTGCCTGACGGCCAGGATGGGGAGATCATCGATCTCTGCCTGTCAGTCGATATCAAGGTAATAGTGCTGACCGCGCTGATGGATGAAATGACCCGGGAAAAAGTGCTGGCCAAAACCGTTATTGATTACATTCCCAAAGACAGCCCGGCCTGCATCGCCTCGATTATTCCCATCCTGCACCGGTTGGAAAGTAACAAGCAACACAAGGTGCTGGTCGTCGATGACTCCGCCACGGCACGTCGCTACCTGCGTAGCCTACTTGAGCGTCAGTATCTCACCGTGATCGAAGCCAACAACGGTGAGCAGGCCCTGGACATGATCCGCCAAGAGCATGATATCAGTTTAGTGATCACCGACTACGCCATGCCTGAGCGCGACGGTGTCAGCCTAATCAAAGAGTTGCGCAAAACCTGGCGCAGCGGACAGCTGGCTGCAATTGGCCTCTCGGCCAGTGATGAAAACGCCCTGACCGCCAAGTTCCTCAAAGCCGGGGCTAATGACTTCCTCAAAAAGCCCTTCAACCAGGAAGAATTCTACTGCCGCCTGCACAGTACCCTGGATATCCTGGACTCCGAGCGTCGCCTGTATCGGCTGGCCAACCAGGACTACCTGACCCAAAGCTGGAACCGTCGTTACTTCTTCGAACATGCGCTGGTGCGCCATCACCAGGGACCACGCTGTCTCGCCCTGCTGGACATCGACCACTTCAAGACCATCAATGACAGGTTCGGCCACCACATCGGCGACATGGTACTGATTGACCTGGCCAAGCGGTTGGAAAACTTCTTCTCTGATGCGCTGGTCGCCCGGTTCGGCGGTGAAGAGTTCTGCCTGTTGTTCGGCAACTCCCCGCAGATCTTCGAGCGCCGTCTGGCAGCACTGATGGAAGATATTGCCGGTGCTGAGTTGACGCTCATGGGCCATACGGTACGCTACTCCGTCAGTCTCGGCATGGTCAACGACGATGCCAATATTCACGATCTGATCCGCCGTGCCGACCACTGCCTGTACCAGGCCAAATCCAGCGGCCGCAACCGCATTGTGCTGGAGCACCAGCAAGCACTCCCTTGCCCCTAA